Proteins from a genomic interval of Candidatus Hinthialibacter antarcticus:
- a CDS encoding ABC-F family ATP-binding cassette domain-containing protein encodes MISITDAQLRLGGNIIFSNLSWRIDSTKRVGLVGDNGSGKSSLLRVLTGEYTLEAGNIETSKNLRLGYLPQDSTELPRMTVGEALWQAFEPLNQMERDIKSLLDEIEHLDDSTPAHARAVKRYGELQEDFQHRGGYQRESDAKKILLGLGFQHADWDRQVAEFSGGWRMRVLLGKILLEQHDIMLLDEPTNHLDPATLEWLEQYLQSMECGLAIVSHDRFFLDRMTNEIAEIERGRFYLYTGNYTKYREQKAFMREQLIAQKKQQDKEIAHMEDFVRRFRAKNTKAAQAQSRIKQLEKIERIEIAEDTPVVSIPMPQTPRGSKDAIRLEGVGHCYGDFRALHPVDAVVFREDRICLWGPNGAGKSTLVGLLAKTLAPTDGKVEWGANSRIAYFSQQQAELQESTRSVLDELSAAAPPEMQASLRDVLAPFLFRGEDVFKPVSVLSGGEKSRLALAKLLVHPCNVLLLDEPLNHLDIRTVETLEATLKNFPGAIVFVSHDRFFADRLAQQIWEMEAGRLVVYRGDFSDYQYAKRLQQDNEPQTKTANAASKDEQGQRQQRKEQKRREAQERNKLSAVRREQRKQYEAVETEIHEVENEMQTLEEKMASGEIVRKADEMRSAKLRYDHLLERKDILYAQWEDLIEQLDRG; translated from the coding sequence ATGATCTCGATTACAGACGCCCAACTCCGGTTAGGCGGAAACATCATATTTTCCAATTTGTCGTGGCGCATTGATTCGACCAAGCGGGTAGGGTTGGTCGGTGATAATGGTTCCGGCAAATCGTCGCTGCTGCGCGTATTGACGGGTGAGTACACTCTCGAAGCCGGCAATATCGAGACGTCAAAAAATTTGCGGCTGGGCTATCTACCTCAAGACAGCACCGAACTGCCGCGCATGACGGTGGGCGAAGCCCTATGGCAAGCGTTCGAACCATTGAACCAAATGGAGCGAGACATCAAATCGCTCTTGGATGAGATTGAACATTTGGACGATTCAACGCCTGCGCACGCCCGCGCCGTAAAACGCTACGGTGAATTGCAAGAAGACTTTCAACATCGCGGCGGCTACCAACGCGAGTCCGACGCAAAAAAAATCTTGCTGGGCCTTGGGTTTCAACATGCGGATTGGGACCGCCAGGTTGCAGAGTTTAGCGGCGGTTGGCGGATGCGCGTCTTGTTAGGAAAAATACTGCTCGAACAGCATGACATCATGCTGCTGGATGAACCCACCAATCACTTAGACCCTGCAACGCTTGAATGGCTCGAACAATATTTGCAATCAATGGAATGCGGTTTAGCGATTGTCAGTCACGACCGCTTTTTTCTCGACCGCATGACCAACGAAATCGCGGAAATCGAACGGGGACGTTTTTATCTGTACACGGGCAATTATACAAAATATCGTGAACAGAAAGCGTTTATGCGCGAACAACTGATTGCCCAAAAAAAGCAGCAAGACAAAGAAATCGCCCACATGGAAGATTTTGTGCGCCGCTTCCGCGCAAAAAATACCAAAGCGGCCCAAGCGCAGTCGCGCATTAAGCAATTAGAAAAAATTGAGCGAATCGAAATTGCAGAAGATACGCCGGTGGTGTCGATCCCCATGCCGCAAACGCCGCGCGGCAGCAAAGATGCGATCCGGTTAGAGGGCGTGGGGCATTGTTACGGCGATTTTCGCGCATTGCATCCGGTCGACGCAGTCGTTTTTCGCGAAGACCGTATTTGCCTATGGGGGCCGAACGGCGCGGGCAAGAGTACGCTGGTGGGTTTGCTTGCCAAGACGCTTGCGCCCACTGATGGGAAGGTCGAGTGGGGGGCGAACTCGCGCATCGCGTATTTTTCACAGCAACAGGCGGAATTGCAAGAATCGACTCGCAGCGTCTTGGATGAGCTGTCCGCCGCCGCGCCGCCTGAGATGCAGGCAAGTTTGCGCGACGTACTGGCGCCGTTTCTGTTTCGCGGCGAAGACGTCTTTAAACCGGTGTCGGTGTTAAGCGGCGGCGAGAAAAGCCGCTTGGCGCTGGCGAAATTGCTGGTGCATCCTTGCAACGTATTGCTGCTAGACGAACCGCTCAATCACCTCGATATTCGTACGGTCGAAACCTTGGAAGCAACGCTGAAGAATTTTCCTGGCGCGATTGTGTTCGTTTCGCATGATCGCTTTTTCGCCGACCGCCTCGCCCAACAAATTTGGGAGATGGAAGCTGGACGCCTGGTTGTTTATCGCGGCGACTTCAGCGACTATCAATACGCCAAGCGGCTTCAACAAGATAATGAACCGCAAACAAAAACCGCAAACGCTGCGAGCAAAGATGAACAAGGGCAGCGTCAGCAACGCAAAGAGCAAAAGCGCCGCGAGGCCCAAGAACGAAACAAATTGTCCGCCGTCCGTCGTGAACAGCGAAAACAGTACGAAGCCGTCGAGACGGAAATTCACGAAGTCGAAAATGAAATGCAAACGCTGGAAGAAAAAATGGCGTCAGGCGAAATCGTTCGCAAAGCGGACGAAATGCGTTCCGCCAAACTTCGCTATGACCACTTGCTGGAACGTAAAGATATTCTGTACGCCCAATGGGAAGACTTGATCGAACAGTTAGACCGGGGTTAG
- a CDS encoding TIGR00341 family protein, translating to MSLRLIELYVSMNAAKWVQQSLDEHPAFVVETRNMEDERCCLHIISHSQKLEPLLDALEQKLSGTEFRIVLYPLVASLPRLEEPDNGDDEAEEQKSPERIHREELYNGLFESAQVNRAYIWMVILSAIVASGGLIRDNAAVIIGAMVIAPLLGPNMALALSFTLADFKLAKKALHTISVGFFISLGLALLLGLLYHPITPETHEFAARTDIALWDIMLALCSGAAAALSLTTGTASAMVGVMVAVALMPPLVAFGMLLGAGHFELALRAFILVFSNVICVNLAGVAMFRFQGIRPRTWWDEDRARRHSRQALMIWTLLLFCLIFIIVNYL from the coding sequence ATGTCGCTTCGATTAATTGAACTCTATGTTTCGATGAACGCCGCAAAATGGGTGCAACAAAGCCTGGACGAACACCCCGCATTCGTCGTTGAAACGCGCAATATGGAAGATGAGCGCTGTTGCCTGCACATCATTTCGCATTCGCAAAAACTCGAACCCTTACTCGATGCGCTCGAGCAAAAATTAAGCGGGACGGAATTTCGCATCGTGCTGTACCCGCTGGTAGCGTCGCTGCCCCGTTTGGAAGAACCCGACAATGGAGATGATGAGGCGGAAGAACAGAAATCACCGGAACGAATCCACCGCGAAGAATTGTATAACGGCTTATTCGAGTCAGCGCAGGTTAACCGGGCATATATTTGGATGGTTATTCTGTCTGCGATCGTCGCTTCGGGCGGGCTGATACGCGATAACGCCGCCGTGATTATTGGCGCGATGGTCATTGCGCCGTTGCTAGGGCCGAATATGGCGCTGGCGTTGTCATTCACCTTGGCGGATTTCAAACTGGCAAAAAAAGCGCTGCACACCATCAGCGTCGGCTTTTTTATCTCGCTCGGGCTGGCCCTGTTGCTTGGTTTGCTCTACCACCCCATTACCCCCGAGACGCATGAATTTGCGGCCCGTACGGACATCGCGCTATGGGACATCATGTTGGCGTTGTGCTCTGGCGCAGCGGCGGCTCTTTCGCTCACCACCGGTACCGCCAGCGCTATGGTCGGCGTCATGGTCGCAGTCGCGTTGATGCCCCCATTGGTCGCCTTTGGCATGTTGTTAGGCGCGGGGCATTTCGAATTGGCTCTACGCGCGTTCATCCTGGTGTTTTCCAATGTGATTTGCGTCAACCTGGCGGGCGTTGCCATGTTTCGATTTCAGGGGATTCGCCCACGGACGTGGTGGGATGAAGACCGCGCCCGGCGACACTCCAGACAAGCGCTGATGATTTGGACGCTTCTTTTGTTCTGTTTGATTTTTATTATCGTTAATTATCTTTAA
- a CDS encoding ABC transporter permease — MPNWLRIALCDLKRMMKDRLAIFWMVIMPLGFVYLFGGMMGDPSDQTTWLPVINLDQHELSTKFIDQLKADKVSVDVRSATDEQYVQYWARTIILPATFSASILEGEHVDVIFAKGKGNQEHTLNAQVRLANAIVKFTGALAAVDVVNNRWTQKTQEKLDAELNKTPQFIVEKKMINNLKPPPFGQALLLPGYIVMFVLMNTIMFGGISLLQEKNQRSDVRLSSTPTSNGEIFLGKMAGRSLIPILQATSLIILGNFIFGVSIGDHPIALVPVVVSLAVCCGAIGVFFGSVCTHEQQVTGFGMAVTMIASALGGCWWPIEVMPDAMKTVAKFFPTYWGVQGLHDVMSFGKSWDAVMLECAILWLFALSFLGIALFFLKRKTA, encoded by the coding sequence ATGCCTAATTGGCTGCGTATTGCGCTCTGCGACTTAAAACGCATGATGAAAGACCGCCTGGCGATCTTTTGGATGGTCATCATGCCATTGGGATTCGTCTATTTATTTGGCGGAATGATGGGCGACCCGTCAGATCAAACCACTTGGCTGCCTGTCATCAATTTAGACCAGCACGAACTCTCTACAAAATTCATTGATCAACTGAAAGCAGACAAAGTGAGTGTTGACGTGCGTTCGGCGACTGATGAGCAATATGTGCAATATTGGGCGAGAACGATTATTCTGCCGGCGACGTTTTCAGCGAGTATTCTCGAAGGCGAACATGTTGATGTCATCTTCGCCAAGGGCAAAGGCAATCAAGAACACACTTTAAACGCGCAGGTGCGCCTTGCGAACGCGATTGTGAAATTCACGGGGGCATTGGCGGCGGTGGATGTGGTCAACAATCGTTGGACCCAAAAGACGCAAGAAAAACTCGACGCCGAACTTAACAAGACGCCTCAATTCATCGTTGAGAAAAAGATGATTAACAACCTCAAGCCGCCTCCGTTTGGTCAGGCGTTATTGTTGCCCGGTTACATTGTTATGTTCGTATTGATGAACACCATTATGTTTGGCGGCATCTCGCTATTGCAAGAGAAAAACCAACGTAGTGACGTTCGTCTTTCATCAACGCCAACCTCGAACGGTGAGATTTTTCTCGGAAAAATGGCGGGACGTTCGCTCATCCCCATCCTTCAAGCGACTTCACTGATCATTTTGGGCAACTTCATATTCGGCGTGAGCATCGGCGACCATCCTATCGCACTGGTTCCTGTCGTTGTTAGTTTGGCGGTATGCTGCGGGGCCATTGGGGTCTTTTTCGGTTCGGTTTGTACTCACGAACAACAGGTGACTGGTTTCGGTATGGCAGTTACGATGATCGCTTCTGCTTTGGGCGGCTGTTGGTGGCCGATTGAAGTTATGCCGGATGCGATGAAAACCGTTGCGAAATTTTTCCCAACCTATTGGGGCGTTCAGGGGCTGCATGACGTCATGTCGTTTGGCAAATCATGGGATGCGGTCATGCTTGAATGTGCGATTTTGTGGTTGTTTGCGCTCTCGTTTCTTGGTATTGCATTGTTCTTTTTAAAGAGAAAGACGGCTTAG
- a CDS encoding ABC transporter permease codes for MSEMVSIILPGMMLMWVVFIAQNGMNDIFAEQQKTTLRRMYSSTLTITQILISKMIYCFMLCLIAEILMIIGAWLLFGMNWGNVFLLLIHLSVCNIAYVGVMTLVYSISKTIESAGALSVILILAMAAIGGGMMPYEAMPQLMKQLSVYSFIRWGVIGIDAVVEGQSMTALIQPMTILFTIGIVTLGLGAWRFKRRIESGEL; via the coding sequence ATGAGTGAGATGGTCAGTATTATACTTCCCGGCATGATGTTGATGTGGGTGGTGTTTATCGCGCAAAACGGCATGAATGATATTTTTGCCGAACAGCAAAAAACCACTTTGCGGCGTATGTATTCTTCTACATTAACGATCACTCAAATTCTCATTTCAAAGATGATCTATTGCTTCATGCTTTGCCTGATCGCCGAAATTCTTATGATAATCGGCGCTTGGTTATTGTTTGGCATGAACTGGGGCAATGTGTTTTTGTTGCTCATTCATCTCTCTGTTTGCAACATCGCCTACGTTGGCGTGATGACGTTGGTCTATTCTATATCTAAAACAATTGAAAGCGCGGGCGCGTTGTCGGTGATTTTGATTTTGGCGATGGCTGCTATCGGCGGAGGGATGATGCCCTATGAAGCCATGCCGCAATTGATGAAACAGTTGTCTGTCTATTCGTTTATTCGTTGGGGCGTCATCGGTATCGACGCTGTTGTTGAAGGGCAAAGCATGACGGCCCTGATTCAACCGATGACCATTTTGTTCACCATTGGAATTGTAACGCTGGGCTTGGGGGCTTGGAGATTCAAGCGCCGCATCGAGTCGGGAGAACTGTAA
- a CDS encoding ABC transporter permease, translating to MILHLVKKDLIRAWKNPIGLLVMVLIPLLVTFLVSMSFGGQNDDSIDITLHIAVLDHDEEMIGNFIRSLENQRDMDSRLQMHIVETFEDGVRMLEDRKASALLVLPENLSRDLLEGNEAIMEFYPNPAEVMLPRVIEHGTDILAIGVSETLNLIGDELEQFTEMIDQDEFPGSWAAAMLFYQAFQKVEQIRTYVFPPIIQIDQVNASEYIVSASRANAAREASDE from the coding sequence TACATCTTGTTAAAAAAGATTTAATTCGCGCATGGAAAAACCCCATCGGCCTGTTGGTGATGGTGTTGATTCCATTGCTGGTCACATTTTTGGTCTCAATGTCATTCGGCGGGCAAAATGATGACAGCATCGACATTACGCTTCATATCGCCGTGTTAGACCATGATGAAGAGATGATAGGAAACTTTATCCGGTCATTAGAAAACCAGCGTGATATGGACTCTCGCCTGCAAATGCACATTGTCGAAACATTTGAAGACGGCGTCCGTATGTTAGAAGACCGCAAGGCGTCTGCTTTATTGGTGCTTCCTGAAAATCTCAGCCGTGATTTGTTAGAAGGCAATGAGGCAATAATGGAGTTCTATCCCAATCCCGCCGAAGTCATGCTGCCTCGCGTGATTGAACACGGCACGGACATTCTGGCGATTGGAGTTTCAGAGACGCTGAATCTAATCGGGGACGAATTAGAACAATTTACCGAAATGATCGATCAGGATGAGTTTCCCGGCAGCTGGGCCGCCGCGATGTTGTTTTATCAGGCATTTCAGAAAGTCGAACAAATACGGACGTATGTTTTCCCGCCTATCATTCAGATCGACCAGGTTAATGCCAGCGAATACATCGTCAGCGCGTCCCGCGCCAACGCAGCCAGGGAGGCGTCTGATGAGTGA